In the genome of Porphyrobacter sp. ULC335, one region contains:
- a CDS encoding tryptophan halogenase family protein, which produces MNAHSPIETLVIVGGGTAGWMAAAAASRFLDDGRRKIVLVESEEIGTVGVGEATIPPILSFNAKLGIDEQDFVRATQATFKLGIEFVNWGGLGESYMHPFGSIGRDFDGVAFHQIWGKFRERAKLGPITDFSMGCVAAAAGKFAPSSSDPRSPLSQLGYAYHFDAGLYARFLRDYAEAGGVVRHEGKIAGAEQDAKTGFVTAVVLEDGRQIAGDLFIDCSGFRSLLLGQALGVPYHDWSEWLPCDTAFAVPSERTAPLLPYTRSTAHGAGWQWRIPLQHRTGNGHVYCSAFMDEDEACRTLLSHLDGAALAEPRKIAFTAGVRDRLWEKNVIALGLSGGFIEPLESTSIHLIQTGISKLFWLFPDKRCSAVERDEYNRMMREQFAYIRDFIVLHYKATARDDTPFWRMVRDMAIPDSLARKIDLFREKGRILRYDHDLFDIPSWVAVMLGQNIIPDGYDAVADALDDERVLAALRTLSGNYAEQAQRMPSHAEYIARFCLAPAMEAHA; this is translated from the coding sequence ATGAACGCCCATTCTCCCATCGAAACGCTGGTGATCGTCGGGGGCGGCACTGCCGGCTGGATGGCAGCTGCGGCGGCAAGCCGGTTTCTCGACGATGGCCGCCGCAAGATCGTACTGGTCGAATCCGAAGAGATCGGGACGGTCGGGGTCGGCGAGGCGACCATTCCCCCGATCCTCAGTTTCAATGCCAAGCTTGGGATCGACGAGCAGGACTTCGTCCGCGCCACGCAGGCGACGTTCAAGCTCGGGATCGAGTTCGTGAACTGGGGTGGCTTGGGCGAGAGCTATATGCACCCCTTCGGTTCGATCGGTCGCGATTTCGACGGGGTCGCCTTCCACCAGATCTGGGGCAAATTCCGCGAGCGGGCGAAGCTTGGCCCGATCACCGATTTTTCCATGGGCTGCGTGGCGGCGGCGGCCGGAAAGTTCGCGCCATCGTCCAGCGATCCGCGCTCGCCGCTGTCACAGTTGGGATATGCCTATCATTTCGACGCCGGGCTCTATGCGCGGTTCCTGCGCGATTATGCCGAAGCGGGCGGGGTGGTGCGCCACGAAGGAAAGATTGCCGGGGCCGAGCAGGATGCCAAGACCGGCTTTGTGACCGCGGTGGTCCTGGAGGACGGGCGCCAGATCGCCGGGGACCTGTTCATCGACTGCTCGGGCTTTCGCAGCCTGCTGCTCGGTCAGGCGCTGGGTGTGCCCTATCACGACTGGTCGGAATGGTTGCCCTGCGACACCGCCTTCGCCGTTCCCAGCGAGCGCACCGCGCCGCTGCTGCCCTACACGCGGTCGACCGCACACGGCGCCGGCTGGCAATGGCGCATTCCGCTGCAACACCGCACCGGCAACGGCCATGTCTATTGCTCGGCCTTCATGGACGAAGACGAGGCCTGCCGGACGCTGCTGTCACACTTGGACGGCGCAGCCCTCGCCGAGCCGCGCAAGATCGCCTTCACTGCCGGGGTCCGCGACCGGTTGTGGGAGAAAAACGTGATCGCGCTGGGCCTCTCGGGCGGCTTCATAGAGCCGCTTGAATCCACCTCGATCCACCTGATCCAGACCGGCATTTCCAAGCTGTTCTGGCTGTTCCCCGACAAGCGTTGCAGCGCGGTCGAGCGGGACGAATACAACCGGATGATGCGCGAACAGTTCGCCTATATCCGCGATTTCATCGTGCTCCACTACAAGGCGACGGCGCGGGACGACACGCCGTTCTGGCGCATGGTGCGCGACATGGCGATCCCTGACAGCCTTGCCCGCAAGATCGATCTGTTCCGCGAAAAGGGCCGCATCCTGCGTTATGACCATGACCTGTTCGACATCCCCAGCTGGGTCGCGGTGATGCTGGGCCAGAACATCATTCCAGACGGCTATGATGCCGTGGCCGATGCGCTGGATGACGAGCGTGTGCTGGCAGCGCTCCGGACGCTGTCGGGGAACTATGCCGAACAGGCACAGCGCATGCCTTCGCATGCGGAGTATATTGCACGGTTCTGCCTGGCTCCGGCGATGGAGGCGCACGCATGA